A genome region from Magnolia sinica isolate HGM2019 chromosome 8, MsV1, whole genome shotgun sequence includes the following:
- the LOC131252677 gene encoding uncharacterized protein LOC131252677 produces MAKEEKPHKDLEAGSSVGPHHSLSSDGDSGCCSDGEDESWHSPFGSNRHGGGSCDDEHGLSGVSDREIGGGSSHRRDSSVSDCCSDADLESGVPEIKVHLAKVEKDCRICHLSLESGSQESGVPIELGCSCKDDLAAAHKQCAEAWFKIKGNKTCEICGATARNVVGATEPEFIEQWNETSTAVQVAPTETRSFWHGHRFLNFLLACMVFAFVISWLFHFNVPS; encoded by the exons ATGGCAAAAGAAGAGAAACCCCATAAGGATTTAGAGGCTGGGAGCAGCGTTGGGCCCCACCACTCTCTCAGCAGCGATGGTGACAGTGGCTGCTGCTCTGACGGTGAGGATGAGTCATGGCATTCGCCTTTCGGCTCCAACCGGCACGGTGGAGGGTCGTGTGACGACGAGCACGGGCTCTCCGGTGTGTCCGACCGCGAGATCGGCGGCGGCTCGAGCCACCGTCGGGACTCTTCGGTGTCTGATTGCTGCTCAGACGCCGATTTGGAGAGTGGGGTCCCGGAGATTAAGGTGCATTTGGCGAAGGTAGAGAAGGATTGTCGGATTTGCCACCTGAGCCTCGAGAGCGGGAGTCAGGAGTCGGGGGTTCCGATTGAATTGGGCTGCTCCTGCAAGGACGACTTAGCGGCAGCACATAAGCAATGCGCTGAGGCGTGGTTTAAGATAAAAGGGAACAA gacCTGTGAGATTTGCGGTGCAACCGCACGCAATGTGGTCGGTGCAACTGAGCCCGAGTTCATAGAACAATGGAATGAAACAAGCACTGCCGTACAGGTGGCCCCTACAGAAACAAGAAGCTTCTGGCATGGGCACCGCTTCCTCAATTTCCTGCTCGCTTGCATGGTATTTGCCTTTGTCATCTCATGGCTATTCCACTTCAATGTTCCCTCCTAa